One stretch of Filifactor alocis ATCC 35896 DNA includes these proteins:
- a CDS encoding bifunctional 5,10-methylenetetrahydrofolate dehydrogenase/5,10-methenyltetrahydrofolate cyclohydrolase — MVELERSVTMVLEEKLLLGTTVAKDKTEQLREKVEELHKQGIKPKLVMMRVGDKADDLAYQRSALSRMEKVNILSEVQEFPNDVTEEVFLRQLEENNQNDEVHGILIFLPLPKHLDLKKVKECISPDKDIDAISPINIARLMNAEECFVPCTPKAVMELLSYYNIPLQGKHVVVIGRSMVIGKPVSMLLLNENATVTMTHSKTTNLQELTKRADIIVCALGKSKFLTEEYVSPHSIVIDVGINVDETGALTGDADTEQILPIVKAITPVPRGVGSVTTVMLAKQVIESAERGLQQK, encoded by the coding sequence ATGGTTGAATTGGAAAGGAGTGTTACCATGGTATTGGAAGAAAAATTATTGCTCGGAACAACTGTGGCAAAAGACAAGACAGAACAACTGAGAGAAAAAGTAGAGGAATTGCACAAACAAGGTATCAAACCGAAACTTGTGATGATGAGAGTAGGGGATAAGGCAGATGATTTGGCATATCAACGAAGCGCTTTGAGCAGAATGGAGAAAGTAAATATCTTATCGGAAGTTCAGGAATTTCCAAACGATGTAACAGAAGAAGTATTTTTGAGACAACTGGAAGAAAACAATCAAAATGATGAAGTGCACGGTATTTTAATTTTCCTTCCCCTTCCGAAACACTTGGACTTAAAAAAAGTAAAGGAGTGTATTTCTCCCGACAAAGATATTGACGCCATCAGCCCTATCAATATTGCAAGATTGATGAATGCAGAAGAATGTTTCGTGCCTTGTACCCCAAAAGCAGTGATGGAACTGTTGTCCTACTATAACATTCCGTTGCAAGGCAAACATGTTGTTGTCATCGGAAGATCCATGGTTATCGGCAAACCGGTGAGCATGTTGTTGTTGAACGAAAATGCAACCGTTACCATGACACATTCCAAAACAACAAACTTACAGGAACTGACAAAGCGTGCGGATATTATCGTATGTGCGCTTGGAAAATCAAAATTTTTGACAGAAGAGTATGTTTCCCCGCACAGTATCGTAATTGATGTAGGAATCAATGTAGATGAGACGGGAGCTTTGACAGGGGATGCGGACACAGAGCAAATTTTGCCGATTGTCAAGGCAATTACGCCCGTACCGAGAGGAGTCGGCTCCGTGACGACAGTCATGCTTGCAAAACAGGTGATAGAGAGCGCTGAAAGAGGACTGCAACAAAAGTAA
- a CDS encoding folate family ECF transporter S component, translated as MKKSKFSTQQLVMGGLLLALAVIVSYQNIYLYPPHSGRITLRFIPIIYGGILLGPQVGLLMGALQDPLTYFLTPGSPGTYFPGFMLTSMLMGFFPGFIIKSIRDAKMWNVTLVAFVSYIITMGLDSLWLSILMGKAYLYFLTTRAIPNLVQVAITVAVLMVLVKRVKIKDFRNE; from the coding sequence ATGAAAAAAAGTAAATTTTCGACACAACAACTGGTAATGGGAGGATTGTTGCTTGCGCTTGCAGTCATTGTAAGTTACCAAAATATTTACCTTTATCCCCCGCACAGCGGAAGAATCACCCTTCGATTTATTCCGATTATCTATGGAGGAATTTTACTCGGACCTCAGGTAGGATTGTTGATGGGGGCACTACAAGATCCGTTGACTTATTTTTTGACACCGGGTTCTCCGGGAACCTATTTTCCGGGATTTATGCTAACCTCAATGTTGATGGGATTTTTTCCGGGATTCATCATTAAGTCAATCAGGGATGCAAAGATGTGGAATGTTACCCTTGTAGCTTTTGTGTCTTACATCATTACTATGGGATTGGACTCTTTGTGGTTGTCCATTTTGATGGGCAAAGCCTATCTATATTTCTTGACAACAAGAGCTATTCCGAATTTGGTACAGGTGGCAATTACAGTAGCCGTATTGATGGTGCTTGTAAAAAGAGTAAAAATCAAAGATTTTCGAAATGAATAA
- a CDS encoding proline--tRNA ligase produces MKMSRMYLPTLREVPSDAEVISHQLLLRAGLIRKLVSGVYSYLPLGKRVLAKIERVIREEMDAANSQEVLMSAIQPSELWKESGRWENFGPEMFRLYDRNEREFCLGPTHEEIFTSLVRDELKSYKQLPLSLYQIQTKYRDEKRPRFGVIRAREFIMKDAYTFDRDPDGMKQSYQEMWEAYTKIFDRLHMKYRVVEGDSGAMGGSDSHEFTAMAESGESTVMYAEGCDYAATDEKAECIFELPVQDTEKKELEKVSTPNVGTIEDLENFFQVSADRFAKTLLLTVKGEPIAVMIPGHRELNLIKLLKVVDAAEHEIEMAEEETVKEITGARVGFAGPIGLKKDIPLYIDKRVTEMTNIIVGANESDFHYKNANYGKDFEGTVVDDLILTQEGDICPQDRRLRLKSDRGIEVGNIFQLGTKYSDSLNLTYLDQDGKSKKVWMGSHGIGVSRTMAAIIEQNYDEKGIIWPLVVAPYHILITVVNAKKEDQMQLGEQLYQEYTKLGYEVLFDDRNERAGVKFNDADLIGIPIRINVGRRAEEGIVEFSLRRGGEKEEIPVSEIAQKVKDEFAYQGL; encoded by the coding sequence ATGAAAATGTCAAGAATGTATTTGCCTACATTGAGGGAAGTACCATCTGATGCTGAAGTAATCAGCCATCAATTGCTTCTTCGTGCGGGCTTGATTCGAAAATTGGTATCAGGCGTGTATTCTTATCTTCCACTTGGAAAAAGAGTACTTGCAAAGATTGAGCGTGTCATTCGAGAAGAAATGGATGCTGCAAACAGTCAGGAAGTGTTGATGTCTGCGATTCAACCGTCCGAATTGTGGAAAGAATCCGGTCGTTGGGAAAATTTCGGGCCTGAGATGTTCCGTCTGTACGATCGTAACGAAAGAGAGTTTTGTCTTGGACCGACACATGAGGAAATCTTCACTTCTTTGGTAAGAGATGAGCTTAAGTCTTACAAACAGTTACCGCTCAGTTTGTACCAAATTCAAACAAAATATCGTGATGAAAAAAGACCGAGATTCGGTGTGATTCGTGCAAGAGAATTCATTATGAAAGATGCCTACACATTTGACAGAGATCCCGATGGCATGAAACAGTCTTACCAAGAAATGTGGGAGGCCTATACCAAAATTTTTGACCGTCTGCACATGAAATATCGTGTAGTAGAGGGAGATTCCGGTGCAATGGGAGGTTCCGATTCTCACGAATTTACCGCAATGGCAGAATCCGGAGAAAGCACGGTCATGTATGCGGAAGGTTGCGACTATGCGGCAACTGATGAAAAAGCGGAATGTATTTTTGAACTTCCTGTACAGGATACAGAGAAAAAAGAACTCGAAAAAGTTTCTACTCCAAATGTCGGAACGATTGAAGACTTGGAGAACTTCTTTCAAGTTTCCGCAGATCGTTTTGCCAAAACATTACTCCTTACAGTAAAGGGAGAGCCGATTGCAGTCATGATTCCGGGACACAGAGAACTGAATTTGATTAAATTGCTCAAGGTTGTTGACGCAGCGGAACATGAAATAGAAATGGCGGAAGAAGAAACGGTAAAAGAGATTACAGGAGCTCGTGTAGGGTTTGCAGGTCCGATCGGTTTGAAAAAAGACATTCCTCTATACATTGATAAGAGAGTAACAGAAATGACCAATATCATTGTCGGAGCGAACGAATCCGACTTCCACTATAAAAATGCAAACTATGGAAAAGATTTTGAAGGAACCGTTGTGGATGATTTGATTTTGACACAGGAAGGGGATATTTGTCCTCAAGACAGAAGGTTGAGATTGAAATCAGACCGCGGAATTGAAGTAGGAAATATCTTCCAACTCGGAACAAAATACAGCGACAGCTTGAATTTGACTTATTTAGATCAAGACGGAAAGAGCAAAAAAGTTTGGATGGGCTCTCATGGAATCGGTGTAAGCAGAACCATGGCAGCCATTATCGAACAAAATTATGACGAAAAAGGAATTATTTGGCCGTTGGTGGTTGCTCCGTACCATATTTTGATTACAGTAGTCAATGCGAAGAAAGAAGACCAAATGCAGTTGGGAGAACAACTGTATCAAGAGTACACCAAATTGGGATATGAAGTGTTGTTTGACGATAGAAACGAAAGAGCCGGAGTAAAGTTCAATGATGCGGATTTGATTGGAATTCCGATTAGAATCAATGTAGGAAGACGCGCGGAAGAAGGAATTGTAGAGTTTTCACTTCGCCGCGGAGGAGAAAAAGAAGAAATTCCGGTTTCGGAAATTGCACAAAAAGTGAAAGATGAATTTGCATATCAAGGATTATAA